From the Ignavibacteria bacterium genome, the window CATCGAAGAATTGATCGAGCGAGTTGCGAAGCTCGAGGAATTTCCACGACTAGGGTCCCGACTTGTTTCATCACCTATAGCGTTAGAGTTACGAGAGATCGTCATTGGCTCATACGTTGTTCGATATCTCATACTCGATCAAACTGTAAGTATTCTTCGAGTATGGTATGGTAAGGAAGATCGATCGGGTATTGAGAGTTAACACAGAACTCGATTGAGTTCAGTCTGAAACTGGCTCGGGTCTTGCGTGTCTGCCGGACCAACCACATATCGTTCCCAGAACGTTGAGCCGAACTCATAGCTCGCTTCATCAACCGCTGTCATGAATTCTTGCCAGGCATCGCCAAGACCTTCATA encodes:
- a CDS encoding type II toxin-antitoxin system RelE/ParE family toxin → MKCVYTHEAVVDLERIRIFLIEHYSESYSSIIEELIERVAKLEEFPRLGSRLVSSPIALELREIVIGSYVVRYLILDQTVSILRVWYGKEDRSGIES